From the Nitrospirota bacterium genome, one window contains:
- the truA gene encoding tRNA pseudouridine(38-40) synthase TruA — protein MTQLRNIKLILHYDGTNYSGWQTQRLTVSPTIQGVIEGRIASITGGTSTLIAAGRTDKGVHSLGQVASFKTHSNLPAKTIKRALNATLPEDIRVISVSDVPLTFHPRYSALSKTYIYIINSEEAPLFLRRFFWRVPFELNLDDMQKAGEFLKGEHDFSAFRGSGCSSKNTIRNILSLDIKPSDRLDFLTWSFHGRLIKITITANAFLRHMVRNIIGTLVEVGRGMMSVELREVIASKDRRLAGPTAPPQGLFLEKVDYAPDFSTDASISFFS, from the coding sequence ATGACTCAGTTAAGGAATATAAAGCTTATTCTTCACTATGATGGAACAAACTACAGTGGCTGGCAAACCCAGAGGCTCACTGTTTCACCCACCATACAGGGAGTCATAGAAGGCAGGATTGCCTCCATTACAGGTGGCACATCCACACTTATTGCCGCAGGAAGGACCGATAAAGGGGTTCATAGTCTTGGACAGGTTGCTTCTTTTAAGACACACTCTAATTTGCCAGCAAAGACCATTAAGAGAGCACTCAATGCAACACTTCCAGAGGACATTAGGGTTATCAGTGTATCGGATGTGCCTCTTACCTTTCATCCAAGATACAGTGCCCTTAGCAAAACTTACATCTACATCATAAATTCAGAAGAGGCGCCACTGTTTTTAAGAAGATTCTTCTGGAGGGTTCCTTTTGAACTTAATCTCGATGATATGCAGAAGGCAGGAGAGTTTCTTAAAGGAGAGCATGATTTTTCAGCTTTTAGAGGCTCTGGCTGTTCCTCAAAAAATACCATAAGGAATATCCTGAGCCTCGATATTAAGCCTTCCGACAGGCTGGATTTTCTTACATGGTCTTTTCACGGAAGACTCATAAAGATAACGATTACTGCAAATGCCTTTTTAAGGCATATGGTAAGAAACATTATTGGCACACTCGTTGAAGTAGGCAGGGGGATGATGTCTGTGGAGCTGAGGGAGGTTATTGCCTCAAAAGACAGACGGCTTGCAGGTCCTACTGCACCTCCACAGGGTTTGTTCTTAGAAAAAGTAGACTATGCCCCTGATTTCTCGACAGACGCAAGCATCTCGTTTTTTTCCTGA